GATCGCCGTCACCCTGAAGCGCGGCCGATTGCGGCTGACTTACGATTTCACCGCAGGCCCCGGCCTCACCGCACTGTTCGGCCCCTCCGGCGCGGGCAAGACCAGCCTGCTCGATGCGGTGGCGGGACTTGCCCGCCCGGCACAAGGGCGCATCGCCGTCTCCGGCACGGTGCTATATGACCGGGCGGCGCGCATCGACCTCAAGCCGGAGCGGCGGCGCTGCGGTTATGTGTTTCAGGACCTGCGCCTGTTTCCCCACCATACTGTGCGCGACAACTTGCGCTACGGCTGGAAGCTGGCGGAAGCGCAGCAGCGCTCGCTGGGCTGGGACCATACGCTGGACCTGCTGGGCATCGCGCCCTTGCTGGACCGGATGCCCGCAACGCTCTCAGGCGGGGAGGCGCAGCGTGTCGCCATCGGGCGCGCGCTGCTCTCCGGCCCGGCATTCCTGCTGATGGACGAACCGCTCGCCTCGGTCGACGCCGCCCGGCGCGGCGAGATCCTCGGCCTGATCGAGCGCATCCGCAGCAACCTGAAACTGCCGATACTCTACGTCAGCCACGACCGCGCCGAGGTAGAACGCTTGGCCGACCGGATCATCCCGATCCCCGCGCCCTGACCCGCAGGCCAGGGCACGCGATTTTCAGGCATCGCCGGGGCCCGC
The DNA window shown above is from Novosphingobium sp. P6W and carries:
- a CDS encoding molybdenum ABC transporter ATP-binding protein, producing the protein MSSDAPAFEIAVTLKRGRLRLTYDFTAGPGLTALFGPSGAGKTSLLDAVAGLARPAQGRIAVSGTVLYDRAARIDLKPERRRCGYVFQDLRLFPHHTVRDNLRYGWKLAEAQQRSLGWDHTLDLLGIAPLLDRMPATLSGGEAQRVAIGRALLSGPAFLLMDEPLASVDAARRGEILGLIERIRSNLKLPILYVSHDRAEVERLADRIIPIPAP